Genomic DNA from Nonomuraea rubra:
AGCAGGACGCCGACCAGCACCCGCCCGTCCGACTCGCCCGCGAACGCCAGGCAGTACCCCGCGGCCCGCGTGAACCCCGTCTTCAGCCCGATCGCCCCCGGCGTGCCGAGCAGGCGGTTGGTGTTGCGCCAGCCGTAGGAGCGGTGCTCGTCGGTGGCGTCGAGGTCGTGCCGGCGAGTGCCGGCCACCTCCTTGATGAGCGGCACCTGCATGGCCTTGGCCGCGAGTACGGCCTGGTCCCTGGCGGTGGAGTAGCCGTCGCCGCCCGGGGTGGGCAGGCCGTCGGCGTTGACGTAGTGGGTGTCGTTCATGCCGAGCGAGCGCGCCGTGGCGTTCATCTTGGTCACGAAGCCCTCGACGCCGGGCCCGTACGTGCGGGCCAGCGCGTGGGCGGCGTCGGCGCCGGAGGGCAGCATGAGGCCGTACAGCAGCTCGCCGACCGTGAGACGGTCGCCGGGGCGCAGGTCGGCGGTGGTGCCGCCGCCGTCCTCCGCGTACGCGACGTCCTCCGGCCGGATCCGCACCACGTCGGTGGGCTTGGCGGTCCGCAGCACGAGGTACGCGGTCATGGTCTTGGTCAGGCTGGCGACCGGCATCCGTTCGGTGCCGTCCTTGTCGAACAGGACCTCACCGGACGCGGCGTCCATCAAGTAGGCGGCACGGCCGTACACGGCGGGCGCGTCGGTCGCCACCGAAACGGGTGCGCCGTTCGCGGCGGAAACGTGCGCGCCGTTCTCCGTGGAAACGACGGCCGGGGCGGGGGTCACGCCGGCCTGCGCGGGCGCGGTCAGCCCTGTGACCAGGGCAAGTGCGCCTGCCATGGCGGCCAGAAAAGCCTTCCGATTACGCATATGGCACAGAATGCCGCCCGTCTTGAGGTGCTCTTGACGAAAAGAGGGAAAGAGCGTGACCCGCCCTTCCGGAAATCCCTGAAACAGCGGGCAACCCTGGAAAAGGTAAATCTTTTCCGGAGATGGCTCAGCGGCCGTGCCAGAAGTTGTCGGTGACCCGCTCGCCCGCCGCCAGCTCCGCGAACAGGTCCTCCCACAACGGCATCACC
This window encodes:
- a CDS encoding D-alanyl-D-alanine carboxypeptidase family protein, whose translation is MAGALALVTGLTAPAQAGVTPAPAVVSTENGAHVSAANGAPVSVATDAPAVYGRAAYLMDAASGEVLFDKDGTERMPVASLTKTMTAYLVLRTAKPTDVVRIRPEDVAYAEDGGGTTADLRPGDRLTVGELLYGLMLPSGADAAHALARTYGPGVEGFVTKMNATARSLGMNDTHYVNADGLPTPGGDGYSTARDQAVLAAKAMQVPLIKEVAGTRRHDLDATDEHRSYGWRNTNRLLGTPGAIGLKTGFTRAAGYCLAFAGESDGRVLVGVLLDESVSSRRFSTAEALLSWGSARQSA